ATGATGGGAAAGTCACTGGTTTTGCAGCCATTTAGCTGCGTTTCAGTCCCCATACCACCAAATCATTCAGCatgccagaaaaagattttGTATTTCCCCAGTACATAGTATGTCAGATGCATTATGTCCAAAGCTCTACTACATCTGGAAGCAGCTTCCAGCATGCAAGTCACAATGCTTTTCTGGTCATTCTCACACACAGTTCTACAGGTATGTCAGGAATAAATAAGCTTAAGCAGACATTCATATTCCGAATGCAGGGAACAAAACTGTCAAGATGTGATATTATGATGAGGTTTCAGTTGTGTACTTAATGTATGGAAGTGTCCATTTAGGACAGCTGCAGTCCTTAgtaaaggtaaaaacaaaaagtatgtGATTTGGAATCCACAATATATTTTCCACTTTAGAGCTAGATTTAAATCGAAGTTACAGTTCATCCTGAGCAGACATCTGTGTCAATCTGTCTGAGAGCTAAGGAGAgatttcacttaaaaaaaacacatttataaaccTCATGATGCTCAGACCATGGATGTCTGTACAACATGCACTGATAATATCTCCAAAACCAAAGGAACAAGGGACTGATGAAAACTTTTGATTGAAAAACACCTTAAACGTAGTAACTACTTGCatgagaatttagacttttacaTGATGTGTGAGTAACAATTAGAAACCCCCCTAAATGTACGATTATTTAACGCCGTACTACTGAACTACTGTTGAGTTTTTTCACAGTGCTGCTGTGGAGCTGATGTCTAATCCATCTGACTGGTGACTGTATGCCGACCATGTGGATAAAGTATTACATGACCACGAAGCTGCCATTAATCATCCAGTTCCATCCCTGCTAACGTCTTGGGACGGCTGCCTCCCATGACCTCTTAGAACCTCTTAGAACCGGTGTAGCTGGAGCCCACTGCTGGTCACTCGTTAACCTACATGTCCACTGTGAACTACTGCACAAACCCAGCTCTTGCCattcaaacatgtttaaaagcCAGTTTTTTGCACTCTTATATACCAGTCGCACAGGATTAGTACCACCGGGGAtctctggtaatttgtgaattaTACCTCCACgtctggggctgcacagtggtgcagtggttagcactttcaccttgcagctagaagatccctggttcgcgtcccggctttcccgggatctttctgcatggagtttgcatgttctccctgtgcatgcgtgggttttctccgggtactccggcttcctcccacagtccaaaaatatgctgaggttaattgatcattctaaattgcccgtaggtgtgaatgtgagagtgattgtttgtctctgtatgtagccctgtgacagactggtgacctgtctagggtgtcccctgccttcacctgagtcagctgggatagactccagcgcccccatgaccctagtgaggattaagcagtgtatagataatggatggatggatggatggatggatggatggatggatggacctcCACATCTGTGTTTCCTGCAGTGCATTCACACGGGATAAgcgaagtctgtattttactggaatttactgacattacagcccAGATATGTCAAATCTGTTGATGAACCAACGGCGTCACCATGACAACATAATCTGTGCTTTCCAGAACCCTCTGGCCGATACGTCGCTGTTAAAGCCTGTGTTGGAACAGCGCTATTGGTAGAGTCTCGTTAGCTTTAGGCACAAAAACCACTGGCTAGGTTCATGGAGAGCTTGTGGTTTggttaaaatgatcacttttaATGTGGTATGTcgtcgtcatggcaacagtaaacaCATCTACAGCAGCAACGTGACCTGAGAACAGTGGGCAGCGTTGTCAAGGTAACGGGCCATCAGGGCGTTTGGATTCAGCCTGTTGAAAGATATgcctagaaaaatgtttcttaccgCACGCTGCTACACATCCcacaggattaataaagtatctatagatctatccatccatctgtctgtctgtccgtccgtccgtctatctatccatctatagGATAGCGTTACTTTTTTCACTGACAAATCAGTAAGAaaggatggttttaccttgctgacatgcgagctgctccatgaaccgggacgagggggactacaccctctaatacctgggactccatcctccagagaccaccggacagcgggggggcgtggcctatctgacagattctgacagatctgtcagactggtcacatgataaaaaggacacgtcagcacacgccagatgacgctctgaagaagactgcagttgcagttgaaacatgtcagctaaggtaaaaccatcttatttttgatttgtcagtgtaaaagaaataacgttatcctatgatagtcaacaacaaaatgaacatcatccatccatcctccatccatccatccatcctccatccatccatccatccatccatccatcattcagcctccatccatccatccatcatccatccatccatcatccatccatcattcatcctccatccatccatccatccattcatttatcattcattcatccatccatccatccatccatccatccatccatgtcaTACTTCTCAGTTTCCTCCCAGATTTCCCTCTTCTTGTTGTTCTGATTTTGTCGTTTCTGTGAATGCTCCACGGGTCTGTTGTGCATTGGCCTACTCCTGCATTTACACCTGAAATGCTGCCCAGAAAGAGGTAGAAGgcatgcaataaaaaaaaaaaaaaacctaaaatcccccccaatcactgagatgcagacTCACATGGGACTAGCATTATCAATAATGCAATATGGGAGGGAATTTACACTTTACAATGTACAGACATGAGACATTCACACAGGATTAAGATCACAGGCATTCTCTACTATTATTGCACATCACCACTGGTCCTGAGGTGATACTAATCCCATGGGAATAGGGCTTTAGTCTGGATTGTGACTGAATGATGCTGTCCCTGGAATAGTACTGTCAGTATGAGTATTTGGTTTGCAGAATCTGGAACACTGTTGGGATATCTCACTCTGCATCAAAGCTGTGGACTGACTGATACAAGCAGGGTTAGAAAGAGGTCAGGCCTTTAAAAAGCAGACAAATATAACCACACTAGCGAGCATGTGTCAGTAGTTGTGAGTTGTTCTTACAGAAAGGCGGTTGTAGTTCCTCCTGCCGTTACTGCGTCCAGCCTGGATCTCGATGGAGGAGTAGCTGGGAGGCTTCTCTGGCCAGTCGCCGCCTCTACCTCCTTTtcccctcctgctgtcctcctcctctgagcTCCAGGATGCTCTGCGGTGCTGAGGAGGAGAATAGCTCCTCTCCCTCCGAGCTGTTCTGCTGTGCAGCTCCTCCATCAAGTCGTCTCTGCTTCGGGCTCGTGGTCTGGATCCACCTCCTCTCCTGCTGTTGGAGCTTCCTCGGTCATTCCTCGACCCTCTGTGAGGTTCTCTTAGCCGCCTGGCGTCCCGATCCGAATCATCGCTGTAATCACGCAGGATCCCCCGTCTGGGAGGAGAGACGTCTCCGTGCCTGTATCCACGGCGGTCGCTAGGGAAACCAGAGCGGTTGGTGCTGCCGCTGGACCGGCTGGACATCCTCTGGCCTCCTCTGGCTGCATCTCTACTTCCAGGAACACGCTGGATAATAGGAGGCAGAGTGATCACCCTCCTCTCCACCCCTCTCACCCCCATCTCATCCAGCGCAGACAGCATGCTGGGAGGTCCAGGGGTGTAGGGGACGGctggaggggccacctggggctGGGGGTGGGACTGTAATGGGTGCATGTTGTGGACTGGAGCCATTTGAGGCGCCACGACGTCCAGCCCTCTCACCTGGTTCTCCAGATAGTCCAACACCTGGTTGGTACCTTGAATGCTGCTACGCATGCTACCGTTGACAtgatgtggaggaggaggaggctgcagGGCCATGGGAGACAGCTCCATGGGAGCCATGGAGAAGTTCTGCTTGGTTGGGTAGTCTGCATATGAACCTGGagtcaaagcagcagaaatcaGAGGTATGAAACAacaactgaaactaaaacaaccttttaaaaataaatttgaagCAGCATAAACACAACAGTTGAATGTTTTAACCTCATGAAGCTGTCAGTTTTTACATCCAGCAGTTATGGTACAGTACTATCATTCACTTCAGGTCTTTGTTTTTGGCCACCTGATGGATCTGACTCCAGTATTCACTCtcctttagctctgtttttgatCTCAATCTACCactaagaaaaatatttatctcTCTAGCTGCTAACTGCTAAATATCTGTTGTTTCGTGCTGGACAGGTCATGTTCAGTGGCGTTTTTGAAgcttttttcactgaaaacactgaaagcaGTAAGAGTGTTGATAGTGAACCTGAACAAAGACGCTGCAAAACAATGAGGTGCGACACTCCTCTTCTGAGCTAAAGGGAGGCTCAGGGTGGTCACAACAAAAACCTTCATGTATTCACCAGCTTCCCTTAGGAGGATTTGCTTTCAGTACATTATGTTCTATTAGTCATAAACTCACAGTGAGTTTAAGGACTAAAATCTATTTGAATAGTATTActgtacacaaaacaaataaaagaaagctCATAAGCTCACCTGGTCTGCCTTTAATTATTACACTTAGAAATCAAATTTAGAGGCAACAGTGAAGTCTTTGTgaagtttttgtttctgtaataaCTATCTAAAGGGTGGAGCTTCCTGGGGTACACAGCTCAAAAGAATATCTGCACAACTCAAGGCTGAAcccgtttttgtttttgtatttagtttaatctttttaatttatcttatatttattttaccttatATTTGTTCTTAACTTTTTATAGTATTACCcttatttctgcactgtgaatgGATGTGAGAACCATCATTTCGATTAACTGTGTACTGCATACattgctgaatgacaataaagctgaagttgAGTTGAAAAACACCAATCACATGCATGTTAGAGGGAAAAGTAAGAGGGAAATTACTCTCTATAATCAAATTTTTAACGTTGCAATAAAatcctgtgtttttctttgaagtCATTTAATAAAGACACTATTTaagttttgctatttttcaaaagacaaaaacagttcTAGTCTTTGTGATATTTGCtgatataaatgtatataaatgcagcagtttgcatagtgtcagtgttttatttgacaTCATTGTGTCCTCCAGCTTCTGAAGCCAAACCAAACACACGTCCTTGAATGATGCAACAAAGCATTCAAAGACGGATTAAAGGTTGATTCTTATTGTGCTTTTGTGCCACTCACCTGAATAGAGTAGGGGGATGCCCTGGGAGGAGACGTTGGAGCTGATGGGAGCGTAAATGGGCTGACCGTTCATCCAGGGAGCCATGGCCTTCTGAGCCTCTTGCAGCATCCTGTGCTGCATCACAGCTGGAATCAGAGCCCCAAATAAGCGATAACAGCAGTTCACATTTTGATTTacacactaataataataataataataataataataataataataataataataataatagtaatgtgCATGATACTGTTGaagattaaaaaagaacaatcagTGGATCATGCCAGTCACACAACAGACATTTACATTTCCACTTCTCCTGCATATGTCACATGTCAAAGCATCTTCAGCTAAAAggaactgttttttaaaatcttttttaaatgtgtcataCTACTGATGTGTCTCATGCATCCTGGGATTTTATGACACACAGCGACACATCCGGCAGCTGACATTCATTTACAAAAGAAAGATCACTGCTGCATACCACATCAACGCATGTTCGGAAACAAAGAAGGCCAAACAAGTTTTGCACGTGACTACAATTAGAGCAATAAAATATGAGCTCTCTATCCAACACACTTTCtcttgtgtatttgtttgtgaaTATCAGCAAACagcagtgattaaaaaaatgatccAAGAGCATTTACTGAAGTGCAAAATTACTTGaaagttgttcaaaatgtctcaaaatgtaaatggtctgtatttatatagtgctttaCTATACCTGTAACGAtacccaaagtgctttacattatacatcacattcatccattcacacacacattcacacactgatgctgggagctgccatgcaaggcgctaaccacgacccatcaggagcagttaggggttcgttgtcttgctcagggacacctggacatgGGCTCTCTAGGCCAGGATCAAACCGGCAACCCTCCAgtacaagacggccactctacccactgagccatgccgcccccaaaatgtgttcaaaacaactcgaaaactgtccaaaattacttaaaaatattgcaaaatgactcagaatttgttcaaattaacaattttaaagttattatggctcattatcctgttgcaagacccatgacctgcgactgagaccaagctttctgacactgggcagcacatttctctctagaataccttgatagtcatgagatttcattgtacctgcacagattccagacaccctgtaccagatgcagcaaagcagccccagaacataacagaacctcctccatgttccacagtagggacagtgttcttttcttcatatgcttcatttctgcatctgtgaacatagagctgatgtaccaaaaagttccagttttgtctcgtctgtccataggacattctcccagaagctttgtggcttgtcaacatgcagtttggcaaattccagtctggcttttttatgatttgttttcaacaatggtgtcctccttggtcgtctcccatgaagtccactttggctcaaacaatgacggatggtgtgatctgacactgatgtagcttgaccttggagttcacctttaatgtctttagaggttgttctggactcttttgtttccattcctattatccatctcttccatttgtcatcagttttcctcctgtggccacgtccagggaggttggctacagtcccatggatcttacatttctgaataatatgtgcaactgtagtcacaggaacatcaagctgcttggagatggtcttctagcctttacctttaacatgctggtctataattttctttctaatctcctgagacaactctctccttggcttcctctggtccatgtttagtgtgatacacaccatgtcaccaaacagcacagtgactactgtaaccctataaataggccgactgactgattacaagtttgtagacacctgtgatgctaattagaggacacaccttgatagaacatgtctctatggtcacattattttcagtcttttctaggggtaccatcatttttgtccaggcctgagtttattttttaaaataattctgttgaaccacagttcaaaagcaatgtctgattttcattgattcattttcatagaatttttatttattataacttttgtcagattcaaattatttctgtgaccattgtgggtttttctttcattaaccgaggggtaccaactattttgtccacgtgtgtatataGTTAAGATCAGTACAGATGCAGTACTTTTATTTCAGTTAGTGTATTTATAAATTGTCATTTCTACTTAAGAAAAGTTTGAATCCTTTTTGTACCACAGAAGTGTCTGTCTCCTGATTCAGTCAGGTGACTTTAcctttaaccctcatcagtacacttggcatccagctggaccccagtagtatttcatctgtttcacatttctgtacctgtccatatcctctcaatgtatattttcctaaaacgtgAGTCGTCTGTacatacaaatatgaaagaaacaatgaaattactattgatgGTTACTGATGTGTATTGCTTACAGTATTAGTGTGAGAactcctgaactgaaatgaaacacaatgcaactgcagcagtcatcacaagagcagcacaacacaaacatacacaaattaAAGACACACAGTCTGGCTGGGATCTAGCTGGGGTCCCCAATGGAccccaaatgatttttctatatttacacCACAAATCTGGTTGGAATCCAATACGCTTTGGTTATGTGATGGCAAGTATGTGGGAGACGACTAgctaaagggactgaaaaatgcaacttacagataaaaaaatatgacaagttatATACCCCTGGTGTCCACATGGACccaggtgtactgatgagggttaaagcAGCTGTGAGTGAACAGCAAACCAGCAGCACAATCGTCTCTTGTACCTTTTTCTGGGCAGCAGCAGGTCTGAGGACAGCATGGACAGCGGACATAGCAGCAGCACCTCTGTGGGCagcactgacagcagcagatgCAGAAGAGCATGATGAGCATGAGAGCGCCGATGACGATTAACAGAACCGTCAGCCAGTCTGGAACACGAGAGGAAAATAGGATTACTGACACAACTACGGAtagttcagtgtttggtgtatTTTATTTGACTCTGAGCGTCACAAActtaaccctcctattgtcttcatttacagacaccaaaaatattgtttccttgtctgaaaaaaatccaaaaattcagcaaaaaaaatcccccaaatttctgaaaatttgcaaaaccttcaggaagaaaattccaataattccttaaaagtttcccctaaaagttttattttttaaaaaaatccctcaaatttggcaagaacattcttgtaaaaatcttccaaaaaatcctaaaaatatctaaagtgattccatatatatcagtaaaacttctaatattttcttaagaacattcacataagaatcaaccaaaatccagcgaaattcgctggattttggttgattttttgtgaatgttcttaagaaacatttttaacatttctttttttccaccaaaaaatgttcaaagatttcccaaaaatgatgaaaatgtggacatcagaagtttcactgtgacaatatatattttttccacattttcaaacttcaaaacaggtcaatttggacccgcaggacgacacgaggctTAAATGAATCCACTTACGGAACACGATGAGTTTGACTTCTCGATCTGAGTCTCCTGTCGTGTCTCCAGCAGCATCGATGTTGCAGAAATACACCCCGTTATCCCACCACATCACCTCAGTGATGACCAGGTCAGCCTCTGTTGACACAAAGCAGGACTTTAGCTTCAGGGAGCAGTTTCGGGTTTCCTCTGAAATGACtcactgcagtaaaaataaaagatgcTCAGTGAACAGTTTTTGCTCAGAATGTGATGATAAGTTGACTGAACGATTAGAATGTGCTGCCTTCGCTAATTTGCACCACAAATACTGGTTGGTTCGACTAATTATCATCAAGTACAGCAACAGTTAACAGCTGAATCCTTCATGTTGTGCAGCTAGCCGCCTCTGTCTATGATTTTATAACCCAGCATGATGGGAAGGAGGACAGATGGCATCCTGTAAAATCATCACTGAATAGGCAAATAATAATACAGTATTATGTAGGCTGGAATAAAACCAGTCGAGCGGAGCAATGCGTGACCACATTCAGCACGTGCACGTTCTGTTAGCGAGCTGCTGTCATGGTTTGTAGGATAATGTGTAATATTCATATGTATACTGCTGAATTTCACACATTTCATTAGCATTTAATAAACAATCTGACTACTGAAGAATATGGATAACCTTTTTAAATGCTATTTTTGGACATTGTTTAACTTTAGCAATGAAATTGTGCTTCTAattaattttcagtgttttttttccactttaaccTCCTGAAACCTGGCGACCACATAtgtggacatcttttttttcaaaaagagcgTATTGTTGATTGTTATAatactattaataataacaacaacaataataatactaacAATGTAAATATAATATACTTATaatataaatcaaataaacCTAGTAAACATAATAATTAGATATTAGTTATTATCCAATTATTAGATCTATTGGTTACTGCAGCCAAAGCTCTGGTCTGAGGAGGTTCAGACTAGCTCAGTAGTCCAGGTTGAATTTCTGTTTAATCCACTGAGAATACGGTGGTTAGAAATATCTGTAGTCATTACACTTCGTTTGCTTGAACTTGTACAGAAATGAGGATAAAAGCAGTGATTCTATAAAGTGATGCATTTACTGGAGATCACAATAAAAACCCTCTTaaagaatttaaatatttaaacagtCAACAGTTCTCCTTTCCTTCTCATTCTAagctttttatgtatttctattattttctacattgtaaattaatactgaacactattttatttacaacatgattctatttgtgttcttttatagtttggatgtcttcagttttaatctataatatataaaataattaaactcattgaatgagaaggtgtgtccagatgTTTGACTGGCAGTGTGGATATAATAACCACCCTGAACAAAATGAAACTACATCTATTTTTTATcggctgctgtttctttttaacatttcttttagacaTCTGtactttgtcagtttgtgttttaaatgggttttcatttgttgtatttttattgttggagCCTGTCAAAGGAGAATTTCAGTCACTGTCTGTGACAAACAaagtttatccatccatccatccatcaatccatccatccatgcatccatgcatccatgcatccatccaaccatccatccatccaaccatccatccatccaatcattcatccaaccaaccatccatccaaccatccatcctaCATCGATCCATGCATCCAACCATCCCTTCATCCATCCGTCCAACcgtccatccaaccatccatccaaccatccgtccgtccatccatcgatccatccatccatccatccatccatccatccgtccgtccaactgtccatccaaccatccgtccaaccatccatccatccatccaaccatccatccatccaaccatcccttcatccatccgtccatccaacCGTCCagccaacatccatccatccaaccatccatccatccatcctccatccatgcatccaacCATCCCttcgtccgtctgtctgtccatccatccatccatccatccatccatccctttgtccgtccgtccatccatccatccatccatccatccatccatccctttgtccgtccgtccgtccatccatccatccatccatccatccctttgtccgtccgtccgtccgtccgtccgt
This DNA window, taken from Amphiprion ocellaris isolate individual 3 ecotype Okinawa chromosome 11, ASM2253959v1, whole genome shotgun sequence, encodes the following:
- the ildr1b gene encoding immunoglobulin-like domain-containing receptor 1b isoform X1, encoding MGNTILMALVLVHLPTELLSIQVIVPQTERRTMLFASIILRCDYSTSANPQDVLVTWRYKSFCKDPILEYYSTAYQAALQLGQDPSNDCPDRQRTVRTVIQKRGLNEPILGADYRERKITIQNKADLVITEVMWWDNGVYFCNIDAAGDTTGDSDREVKLIVFHWLTVLLIVIGALMLIMLFCICCCQCCPQRCCCYVRCPCCPQTCCCPEKAVMQHRMLQEAQKAMAPWMNGQPIYAPISSNVSSQGIPLLYSGSYADYPTKQNFSMAPMELSPMALQPPPPPHHVNGSMRSSIQGTNQVLDYLENQVRGLDVVAPQMAPVHNMHPLQSHPQPQVAPPAVPYTPGPPSMLSALDEMGVRGVERRVITLPPIIQRVPGSRDAARGGQRMSSRSSGSTNRSGFPSDRRGYRHGDVSPPRRGILRDYSDDSDRDARRLREPHRGSRNDRGSSNSRRGGGSRPRARSRDDLMEELHSRTARRERSYSPPQHRRASWSSEEEDSRRGKGGRGGDWPEKPPSYSSIEIQAGRSNGRRNYNRLSSDRSVRICQIGHAPPLSGGLWRMESQVLEGVVPLVPVHGAARMSARIEAPIAAPA
- the ildr1b gene encoding immunoglobulin-like domain-containing receptor 1b isoform X2 — translated: MGNTILMALVLVHLPTELLSIQVIVPQTERRTMLFASIILRCDYSTSANPQDVLVTWRYKSFCKDPILEYYSTAYQAALQLGQDPSNDCPDRQRTVRTVIQKRGLNEPILGADYRERKITIQNKADLVITEVMWWDNGVYFCNIDAAGDTTGDSDREVKLIVFHWLTVLLIVIGALMLIMLFCICCCQCCPQRCCCYVRCPCCPQTCCCPEKAVMQHRMLQEAQKAMAPWMNGQPIYAPISSNVSSQGIPLLYSGSYADYPTKQNFSMAPMELSPMALQPPPPPHHVNGSMRSSIQGTNQVLDYLENQVRGLDVVAPQMAPVHNMHPLQSHPQPQVAPPAVPYTPGPPSMLSALDEMGVRGVERRVITLPPIIQRVPGSRDAARGGQRMSSRSSGSTNRSGFPSDRRGYRHGDVSPPRRGILRDYSDDSDRDARRLREPHRGSRNDRGSSNSRRGGGSRPRARSRDDLMEELHSRTARRERSYSPPQHRRASWSSEEEDSRRGKGGRGGDWPEKPPSYSSIEIQAGRSNGRRNYNRLSDRSSHSSTSVVI